Proteins encoded together in one Psilocybe cubensis strain MGC-MH-2018 chromosome 8, whole genome shotgun sequence window:
- a CDS encoding Protein CLMP1, with translation MGHDPITGLPDVTDVHKFFTENFDDADVQELLQSSATKKFEERDKSAPNLDTFDFSALPMERFNFWLITMNPGGLRNAAGEYAYDNNSANVKDHGRQSFQLHCWIKIGPEMSLDVFRSMEEYVGAPPTSKNVEKFIKSSMAYPFPLFRPSLPQCLVLSTNLSPHRAALRPFLDSLPAPFIWRIVPASIENRLKESAFEEGKETFKIYMSCAKEKKEEGNKAYAANDSVAAIACYKDAIMYLDKAFCRFTPENDTTKEQATKLMAVCYANCAAARLLPVDGIVKPENAERAIEDAEEAIHLDKFYPKGYMRLARAYQALGKHVEAAESIAKSLARYPEMENNKGLAQIFNSLKTHG, from the exons ATGGGGCACGACCCAATCACAGGTCTACCGGACGTAACAGATGTCCATAA GTTTTTTACAGAGAACTTTGACGATGCCGACGTGCAGGAATTGTTACAGAGCAGCGCCACTAAAAAATTCGAGGAAAGGGACAAAAGTGCACCTAACCTGGATACATTCGATTTTTCTGCACTTCCTATGGAAAGATTTAACTTTTGGTTGATTACCATGAACCCTGGTGGTTTGAGGAACGCAGCTGGGGAGTACGCCTACGACAACAACTCGGCTAATGTCAAAGACCATGGGCGACAGTCTTTTCAACTACACTGCTGGATCAAGATTGGACCTGAGATGTCCTTGGACGTCTTTCGTTCAATGGAAGAGTATGTGGGCGCTCCACCGACCTCTAAAAATGTAGAGAA ATTTATTAAATCATCCATGGCATACCCTTTTCCATTGTTCAGGCCGAGCCTTCCTCAGTGCCTCGTTCTATCTACCAATCTCTCCCCCCATAGAGCGGCGCTCAGACCGTTCCTGGACTCATTACCAGCCCCATTTATATGGAGGATCGTACCAGCATCGATAGAGAACAGACTGAAAGAGTCAGCGTTCGAAGAGGGAAAAGAAACCTTCAAAATATATATGAGTTGCGctaaagagaagaaggaggaaggcAATAAGGCATATGCAGCCAATGATTCTGTTGCTGCCATCGCGTGCTATAAGGACGCCATAATGTACCTGGACAAGGCATTTTGCCGGTTTACGCCAGAGAATGACACCACGAAGGAACAAGCGACGAAGCTTATGGCTGTGTGCTACGCAAACTGTGCTGCAGCTAGACTTTTGCCTGTGGATGGGATTGTCAAACCCGAAAACGCTGAAAGAGCGATTGAAGACGCTGAAGAAGCCATTCATTTGGACAAATTTTATCCCAAAGG ATATATGCGTCTGGCTCGGGCGTATCAGGCTCTCGGGAAGCATGTGGAAGCCGCAGAATCTATTGCCAAATCGTTAGCTCGCTATCCAGAGATGGAGAACAATAAAGGCCTCGCGCAAATTTTTAATTCTTTGAAAACTCATGGCTAA
- a CDS encoding Chanoclavine-I aldehyde reductase fgaOx3 yields MVYPTLFQPIKVGNNVLQHRVVLAPLTRLKSTEKAHVPTVGLMKTYYSQRSSHPGSLLISEATLIAPQTGGYDHVPGIWNQEQIKAWKQITEAVHANGSYIFLQLWALGRGGEFRIREADGYETVGPSAIQKQPLSVAEIHEYIEWYAQAAKNAREAGFDGVEFHNANGYLPDQFLQDLSNQRTDEYGGSIEGRSRFGLEAIDAIVKAVGAEKVGIRLSPWKTFQSMGMTDPIPQFSHFVKSLADSHPGLAYLHVIEPDTVTRSNDFLREIWSPRPFISTGRHNRESAIERSEKSDDLIGFGRWYISNPDLPTRLMNDTPLAPYRNETFYVPVKYDSTGKGYIDFPFAHDYGQHTVTEVRQQ; encoded by the exons ATGGTTTATCCAACTCTTTTCCAGCCCATCAAAGTCGGCAACAACGTACTCCAACATCGTGTTGTTCTGGCGCCGTTGACGCGCTTGAAATCAACCGAGAAGGCACACGTTCCGACGGTTGGCCTGATGAAGACATATTATTCACAACGTTCTAGTCACCCAGGCTCCCTACTAATTTCAGAAGCGACACTGATTGCACCTCAAACGGGAGGATATGATCATGTCCCAGGTATCTGGAATCAAGAGCAAATCAAGGCATGGAAACAA ATTACCGAAGCGGTTCATGCCAATGGGTCATATATTTTTCTCCAGCTTTGGGCCTTGGGACGTGGAGGAGAGTTCCGTATCCGGGAGGCAGATGGCTATGAGACCGTTGGTCCATCAGCTATTCAAAAGCA ACCTCTTTCTGTCGCCGAAATCCACGAATATATAGAGTGGTACGCCCAAGCGGCAAAGAACGCGAGGGAAGCCGGTTTTGACGGAGTGGAATTTCATAATGCAAACGGGTATCTTCCTGATCAATTCTTGCAGGACTTGAGTAATCAACGGACGGATGAGTATGGGGGTAGCATCGAAGGAAGGAGTAGATTTGGTCTTGAAGCCATCGACGCCATCGTCAAGGCCGTGGGTGCAGAAAAAGTTGGAATCAGATTGAGCCCTTGGAAGACATTCCAGA GCATGGGAATGACTGACCCTATCCCACAATTTTCTCACTTTGTCAAGTCACTCGCAGATTCCCACCCTGGCCTCGCATACCTTCACGTCATCGAGCCCGACACAGTCACCAGATCAAACGACTTTCTTCGTGAAATATGGTCTCCACGGCCATTTATAAGCACTGGCCGACACAACAGAGAGTCAGCAATTGAAAGGTCGGAAAAAAGCGACGATCTCATCGGTTTTGGACGTTGGTACATATCGAAC CCCGATCTGCCAACGAGGCTGATGAATGACACGCCTTTAGCGCCTTATCGCAATGAGACGTTCTATGTGCCTGTTAAATACGACAGTACAGGAAAAGGTTACATCGACTTTCCGTTCGCACATGACTATGGACAGCATACGGTCACAGAAGTGAGGCAGCAGTAG